CAGTGATGATCATCTTATGGCGGGGATAGATGGAGGCCAGTTGTTCGGCCAGTCGTTCTGCCGCCTCTGGGCAAGCAGCGTGGGCTACAGCCAGACGTTCCAGGGGCCCCAGAGTGCCGGTCAGCTGAACTAATCTGTGCAAGGACTTGCTCCTCGTCCTGACTCGTTCGACGGGATGCACCTCTCCGTCGGTTATAGAGATAAGCGGCTTGATATCGAGGGCAGAACCGAGGAAAGCGGCCGTCTTACCGATACGCCCCCCACGTTTCAGGCACTCCAGGGTATCCAGGACAGCTAGTAAACGGAGTCGAGGGAGCATCATACTGACCAACTGGACTATCTCCTCAAAGGTTTGCCCGGCCGAAGCAGCCTCGGCCGCGGCGATAACCAGCCAGCCCATCGTCATAGACAAAAAGCGAGAATCGATGACAGCGATCTTAAGGTGGGGCAGGGCTGCGGCGGCCGTGGCAGCTGAGCTACAGGTACCACTTAATAAAGAACTGATATGAATGGAAATGATGTCATAGCCGCGTTTGCCCAGGTCACTGTAGGCCTGTTCGAAGACGGCCGCAGATGGCTGCGAAGTAGTGGGTGGAACTTTAACCGAGGCTAAGCGAGCGTAGAATTCTTCGTGAGTGATGTCGATACCATCGCGGTAGGTTTCCTGTCCGAACTGGACATTAAGGGGAACCACGGTGATGTCCAATTGACGGGCCAAGTCTGGTGGGATGTCAGCCGTGCTGTCGGTCACCACTTTTACTGTAACCAATCCATCCGTCCTCGTCGGCATGGTGAGCAGATTATAACACTCCACCCGAACCGATTCTATACAGGCAACACCGATTTACCAAACTGGTCTTTCAGGCTCTGCGGCGGGGATGGTGATGGCCTCAGCTGTACGTTCAATGCCCCAAGCGGCATACCACTCCTGGAGGTCCTTTTGGAGCGCCTTGTAATCTGTTTTAATTTCTTGGTATAGCCGAGCATTCTCAAGGGCGATAGCTCCTAGACTAGCGATGGCCTCGAGGAAGTTGGCATCTTCAGCCGAGAATTCCCGTGGCTCAGCTGTGTAGAGGCGAATGACGCCGATGATCTCCCCCCTCAGCCGCACGGGTACGCCAAGGATTGAGGCTATCCCCTCAGCCCTGGCCTCATCAGGATATTGTATCCTTGGGTCACTGGTCGCATCAGTGATAGTGATCGGCCGGCCCTCCAGAGCTTCGGCTAGGCTCTTGGCCGTTTCGATCGGTCCTTTTTGGAGATATCTCTCGCTTAAGCCATAGGTGACGCTGGGCAAGAGCCGTTCCTTAGTGGCATCTAGCAGCATCAAAGCGCAGCCCTTAGCCCCCATCGCCTTCGCCGCACTCTCAACCGTGGATTGTAATACCTCCCTCAGGTCGAGGGTTGAATTCACGTTTTTGGCCACTTCGTATAGGGCTTGATAGTGGCTCTTCGTTTTCTCTCCCATATAGTTTCACCCCCAAAGCGATTTAGGCACTGAACATGTCCTCTCATTTTCAGTATAACACTGGATTGGTCGAAGTCAAGGTGCCCTTTTCTTGACAGAGCGAGGAAGTATCCTATAATGTGCTTGAATGTTCGGCATACGGGCAGGCTCCACAAGGGATGCTGGTTTAGCCTTATTCCCAGAGATTATGGATATTGATTTGATGCGCCCAATTGTAGCTATCATTTTAGCCGCCGGGGCCTCGACCCGCCTGGGACAACTCAAGCAATTGTTGCCGCTCGGTGGGGAAACTGTGCTGGGGCGAGTGGTAAGAGCAGCGGTGGAATCTAAAGTGAACGAGGTGATCATCGTCCTAGGCTATCGGGCGGAGGAGATACGTACTGCTTTGGAGGCAGCGAATCTGATGACAGCGAAGGTCAAGATCGTAGTCAATAGCGACTGGACACAAGGACAATCTACTTCGCTGCGCGCTGGACTGACAGCAGCTTCTGGCGCTCAGGTGGCAATCTTCCTCTTATCAGATCAGCCGCTCATCTCGGCCGAGCTGATCGATCTCCTCTTGGAGCGCTATCGTCAAAGCGGTAAAGCGATCGTTGTTCCCATCTATAAGGGAAAGCGGGGTAACCCTGTTCTTTTTGATTGCTCCTTGTTTGGGGAGCTGGGACAATTGACTGGTGATGAGGGAGGACGAAGGGTAATCTCCCGACATAGTGCTGAGGTGGAATGGGTAGAGGCCCCATCGAAGGCCGTGCTGATCGACATTGACACCTGGTCGGACTATGAAGCCATGCAAGCCGAAGAGGTGGGGGAAGATGCTTAAAGATATCTTGGTGGTTATACGGGGCGGAGGTGACCTGGGTAGCGGCGTCGCCCATCGTCTGTACCGTTCCGGATTTAGGGTGATGATCACAGAACATCCTCAACCAACAGTGATTCGTCGGCCAGTGTCCTTTGCTAGCGCCGTTTTCGAGGGCGAGGTCGAAGTCGAAGGTGTGCAAGCCAGGTTGGCGAAATCGCCATTTGAAATAACATCCTTGCTGAGCGATGGCCTCCTTGCGGTGATAGTCGATCCCCAAGCTGAGACTGTGCAGCACCTCCGACCGCAGGTGTTGGTTGATGCGATCATGGCTAAACGCAATTTGGGTACCAAGATCACTGATGCGCCAATTGTTGTCGCCCTTGGGCCTGGTTTTGTCGCTGGACAGGATGTGCACGCGGTGATAGAGACAGCGCGGGGTCACTATCTGGGCAAGGTCATCCTCTTGGGCACTGCGGCGCCTAATACCGGTGTACCGGGTGAAGTGGCCGGTTACTCTGTGGAGCGGGTCATAAGGTCCCCAGCCACCGGCACCTTTCATGGCATCAAGAAAATTGGAGACCAGGTTGTGGCCAACGAGATGGTAGCCTTCGTTGACACACAACCCGTGCATGCAGGTATAGGGGGCGTCTTGCGGGGACTTCTGGCCGATGGTCTCTGGGTGAGGGTCAGGGATAAGGTCGGTGATGTCGATCCGAGAGCTCGCTATGATTACTGCTTCACTATCTCTGATAAGGCCCGAGCGATTGGCGGGGGGGCTTTGGAAGCGATACTCTACTTTTTGTCCCAAAGTGGAGAGCACTGAGCTGGTTATCACGCTGAGACAGGAGGGAGGGTGTTCAATCTGCCGACGGAGATCAGCCCAAGGGTAGTGCGTGGCTTGATCATCATCGCTGTGCTTGTCTATTTGGTGGGAGGATGGTTGGTTTTTTCCGCCTATAGAGAGTTCGGTCTGGGTGGAATGCTTCCCTTGTCTGGCCCATCGCCAACATTGGTAGCCCCCACAGCTACACCGACGGTTACGGTTTTGCTCCAAACCACGCCAA
This DNA window, taken from Chloroflexota bacterium, encodes the following:
- a CDS encoding DegV family protein, coding for MECYNLLTMPTRTDGLVTVKVVTDSTADIPPDLARQLDITVVPLNVQFGQETYRDGIDITHEEFYARLASVKVPPTTSQPSAAVFEQAYSDLGKRGYDIISIHISSLLSGTCSSAATAAAALPHLKIAVIDSRFLSMTMGWLVIAAAEAASAGQTFEEIVQLVSMMLPRLRLLAVLDTLECLKRGGRIGKTAAFLGSALDIKPLISITDGEVHPVERVRTRSKSLHRLVQLTGTLGPLERLAVAHAACPEAAERLAEQLASIYPRHKMIITEIGPVLGTHAGPGAIGICCVLAEVAPAEET
- a CDS encoding GAF domain-containing protein, which encodes MGEKTKSHYQALYEVAKNVNSTLDLREVLQSTVESAAKAMGAKGCALMLLDATKERLLPSVTYGLSERYLQKGPIETAKSLAEALEGRPITITDATSDPRIQYPDEARAEGIASILGVPVRLRGEIIGVIRLYTAEPREFSAEDANFLEAIASLGAIALENARLYQEIKTDYKALQKDLQEWYAAWGIERTAEAITIPAAEPERPVW
- the mocA gene encoding molybdenum cofactor cytidylyltransferase, with product MRPIVAIILAAGASTRLGQLKQLLPLGGETVLGRVVRAAVESKVNEVIIVLGYRAEEIRTALEAANLMTAKVKIVVNSDWTQGQSTSLRAGLTAASGAQVAIFLLSDQPLISAELIDLLLERYRQSGKAIVVPIYKGKRGNPVLFDCSLFGELGQLTGDEGGRRVISRHSAEVEWVEAPSKAVLIDIDTWSDYEAMQAEEVGEDA
- the yqeB gene encoding selenium-dependent molybdenum cofactor biosynthesis protein YqeB is translated as MLKDILVVIRGGGDLGSGVAHRLYRSGFRVMITEHPQPTVIRRPVSFASAVFEGEVEVEGVQARLAKSPFEITSLLSDGLLAVIVDPQAETVQHLRPQVLVDAIMAKRNLGTKITDAPIVVALGPGFVAGQDVHAVIETARGHYLGKVILLGTAAPNTGVPGEVAGYSVERVIRSPATGTFHGIKKIGDQVVANEMVAFVDTQPVHAGIGGVLRGLLADGLWVRVRDKVGDVDPRARYDYCFTISDKARAIGGGALEAILYFLSQSGEH